The following are encoded together in the Iodobacter fluviatilis genome:
- a CDS encoding PilW family protein, whose amino-acid sequence MHPSSGFGLVEIMVAIVISLLASLAIYQTFNTSEGFRRSTLGNGNAQSSGGIAIMQIQKELERAGYGIGSNRALNCNVVSQNPNYTNFPLVPVRITSVPGGSDQISLMYSTSAAAGMPAMFGEGTTHTNNDDQFVNILLASQYRANDLVVVWPDPGRQAQANCPLFQVTCTNATCSGTGTPAATPGKDFLLRHTANALWNGTALNQPFPTSLPMNTTRLFNFGAMVRRTYCVYLEGNPNQCRGANDTTDGSLISMDMPKDRAIDQNSWTSTTENVIQLRAEYGFDTNTDGDNIPNNVSVWNNTTPTNLLGWQQLIAIRYGVLVRSNYPEKPDRAGNCSTTASNAIFTWAGGAFTTPTNAQPSNTNWQCYRYTVHETVVPLRNQMFANQPNLLSTAAP is encoded by the coding sequence ATGCATCCATCATCAGGCTTTGGCCTTGTCGAAATCATGGTCGCCATTGTGATTTCACTGCTGGCTTCGCTTGCTATTTACCAGACCTTTAATACCAGTGAAGGTTTTCGCCGCTCTACCTTAGGCAATGGCAATGCTCAAAGCAGCGGCGGGATTGCCATTATGCAAATCCAGAAAGAATTGGAACGTGCAGGCTACGGTATTGGCTCAAACCGCGCACTGAACTGTAATGTGGTTTCACAAAACCCCAATTACACCAACTTCCCTCTTGTGCCTGTACGCATCACGTCTGTGCCAGGTGGCTCTGATCAGATTTCACTGATGTACAGTACCTCAGCTGCAGCGGGCATGCCTGCGATGTTTGGTGAAGGCACCACTCACACCAATAATGATGATCAGTTCGTCAATATCCTATTAGCAAGCCAGTACAGGGCGAACGATTTAGTTGTGGTATGGCCAGATCCGGGTAGGCAGGCACAAGCCAACTGCCCTTTATTTCAAGTAACTTGTACCAATGCCACATGCAGCGGTACAGGCACGCCTGCTGCAACGCCGGGTAAAGACTTTTTACTGCGCCATACAGCCAATGCGCTATGGAATGGCACTGCATTAAACCAACCTTTCCCCACATCGCTGCCGATGAACACAACTCGCCTGTTTAATTTTGGCGCAATGGTACGCCGCACCTACTGCGTGTATTTAGAAGGCAACCCCAATCAATGCCGTGGTGCGAACGATACAACGGATGGCAGCCTGATCAGCATGGATATGCCTAAAGATAGAGCCATCGATCAAAACAGCTGGACCAGCACCACAGAAAATGTCATCCAGCTCAGAGCGGAATATGGCTTTGATACCAATACAGATGGCGACAACATCCCCAATAACGTGAGTGTTTGGAACAACACAACCCCCACTAATCTCTTAGGATGGCAACAGCTGATCGCAATTCGCTATGGCGTACTGGTGCGTAGCAACTATCCAGAAAAACCTGATAGAGCAGGCAACTGCAGTACCACGGCAAGTAATGCCATATTTACATGGGCAGGTGGCGCATTCACCACGCCCACCAATGCTCAGCCCAGCAATACCAACTGGCAATGCTATCGCTACACCGTGCACGAAACCGTGGTGCCGCTGCGAAATCAGATGTTTGCCAATCAGCCTAATTTACTTAGCACGGCAGCGCCGTAA
- a CDS encoding type IV pilus modification PilV family protein: MTIFHSQRGSMLLECLIGISIFSFGILAISALQANAMRHSVSSSSRTTATQLIQRIEGEMRSNASNLDSFAMARTECRSAAPSSADARRWAAAVNTNLNNAICTVAVQRNTPATSTPCSSQVTISISWPTQRGAQTGAVAGNNQGMNEATTVMHIPTILETNDPLETRHVRCGL; encoded by the coding sequence ATGACTATTTTTCATTCCCAGCGGGGATCCATGCTGCTTGAGTGTTTGATTGGCATCAGTATTTTTTCATTTGGCATACTGGCCATCAGCGCCTTGCAAGCCAATGCCATGCGTCATTCTGTGAGCAGCAGCTCACGAACAACGGCCACGCAGTTAATCCAGAGAATAGAGGGTGAAATGCGCAGTAATGCATCGAACCTAGACAGCTTTGCCATGGCAAGAACCGAATGCAGGAGTGCAGCCCCGTCCTCTGCTGACGCTAGGAGATGGGCGGCAGCAGTAAACACAAACCTGAATAATGCCATTTGCACTGTGGCGGTTCAAAGAAATACCCCCGCTACCAGCACGCCATGCTCGAGTCAGGTAACAATCAGCATTAGCTGGCCAACCCAACGTGGTGCCCAAACTGGGGCCGTTGCAGGTAACAACCAAGGGATGAATGAAGCCACCACCGTGATGCATATCCCCACAATTTTAGAAACCAATGATCCCCTAGAAACAAGGCATGTACGCTGTGGACTATAG
- a CDS encoding GspH/FimT family pseudopilin, protein MDLLIPQRNQRGFTLIEIMITLAIFGILLSLAGPPFQAWVRGTQLRTYAESFQSAVQLARAEAIKRNGYVELILTNNAVNDANNVNPSVDGTAWLIRACPACVNLTTAAPGLSHYPFIEGKTVAEGNSARFNLTADQSMIRFDALGRANQSLLLIVSANKSNVGDCNIPAADNSTVQSPARVCMRVDTGGNTQLCLPDAPKNNPASCSR, encoded by the coding sequence ATGGATTTACTTATTCCTCAACGTAATCAGCGGGGCTTTACGCTGATCGAAATCATGATCACATTAGCTATTTTTGGCATTTTATTATCTTTAGCAGGGCCGCCGTTTCAGGCTTGGGTGCGGGGCACTCAGCTTAGAACCTACGCCGAGTCATTCCAAAGTGCGGTGCAACTTGCCCGTGCCGAGGCGATTAAGCGCAATGGCTATGTAGAACTCATTCTTACGAACAATGCTGTAAATGATGCAAATAATGTAAACCCTAGTGTAGACGGCACAGCTTGGCTGATCCGTGCCTGCCCTGCCTGTGTCAATCTCACCACTGCCGCGCCAGGCTTAAGCCACTACCCATTTATTGAAGGCAAAACAGTTGCTGAAGGAAACTCGGCCCGATTTAATCTTACCGCTGATCAATCCATGATTCGCTTTGATGCACTTGGCCGGGCTAATCAATCTTTACTGCTAATTGTAAGCGCGAATAAATCGAACGTAGGCGACTGCAACATACCAGCAGCCGATAACAGCACCGTACAAAGCCCGGCAAGAGTTTGCATGCGGGTTGATACGGGCGGCAATACGCAGCTTTGCCTGCCAGACGCGCCGAAAAACAATCCAGCTAGCTGCTCGAGGTAA
- a CDS encoding type IV pilin protein, with protein MRVSAGFTLIEVMITVAIIGILASIAIPSYTDYVTRSRLVEAQSKLSETRVQLEQFYMNNRTYVGFPCDRNARPTESFNISCGSPIAADSYTITATGTNRALGFTFTLNDLNVKQTTAAPAGWTFLPVDQNCWVTKRSGC; from the coding sequence ATGCGAGTTTCAGCCGGCTTTACCCTTATCGAAGTCATGATTACCGTAGCGATTATCGGTATCTTGGCATCCATCGCCATCCCAAGTTATACCGATTACGTCACCCGCAGCCGCTTAGTAGAGGCTCAAAGTAAGCTGAGCGAAACACGGGTGCAGCTTGAGCAGTTTTATATGAATAACCGCACTTATGTTGGGTTTCCATGCGACAGAAATGCACGCCCAACAGAAAGCTTCAACATCAGCTGCGGAAGCCCCATCGCAGCCGACAGCTATACCATAACCGCGACAGGCACAAATAGAGCCCTCGGCTTTACGTTTACACTTAATGATCTGAATGTTAAGCAAACCACCGCCGCCCCCGCAGGCTGGACCTTTCTTCCAGTAGATCAAAACTGCTGGGTCACTAAAAGGTCTGGCTGCTGA